The Miscanthus floridulus cultivar M001 chromosome 6, ASM1932011v1, whole genome shotgun sequence genomic interval attctagttaGTAAGGATCATACAAACATATGCAACTAGTGCTCAAGTAACCGTGCAGCTCCTACATGTGCTACTATGCAAAGcgcacaaagcctaagctcactagcactaCTCAATAGTAAGGATACACAAGCTAAACTAGAGAGCTCAATAATttcttagctatacaaactaagcaatttAACTAGCAAGGACTACACAAACCAACTAGTTACTCATGGGAGCAACaagtatgctacacaagcaagctagctacacaagagcaacaacacaagcataATATATGAACAAGTAAATATAAGCTTGTGTTGGGAGTAAGACAAACCAACACGATGAATAAGTTGGCACGGTGATTTTATCTCAAGGTTTGGTGGCTTGCCAACCAGATACTCCTtcttgagacaagctcaaggttGTCGCCGGTCCTCTCGCTAGTGGTGACCCTCAAGTCACACTCTTCAACATGGAATGCTCACCacgagctctagcacttgacccgactGGACCACTTGACGCTCTTCACGtctcgctcaactagagttgctcttcgcatctcctgcggggcgagcacaacacCCCTTATAGAGCTCTTCTCCAGagtaccgcacaagcttcttgctgaACTTAACAACGGAGACCACGCcatccaagctatctaggaggtggcaacctccaagagtaacaatcaccaccggcttgcaactcgatcacttaGTGCCTAAAACTTACAATCTCTCaatgcaacacactagaatcactcactcgcaaaCGGATGCAATCACTATGTGCACAAGTAAGTTAGAGGGCTTCCAAGCACTTCCAAGCAAGGCCGCATAGGCCCAAGGGTGCTCAGTGGCCAGCCAAAGCCGGCCACCACTCCATTTTATAGCCACAAACCTGAGAGAGTCGTTGCCCACTTCATTCAGTCGAAACAGGTCGTTGGACTGAACCACTTTGGGACCATCAGACCGGTTCGACCCATCGGTCCGACCTACCTCTACTTACcgacgttgaaaggtcctaaatggctagagggaggtgaataacCTATAAAAATCTCTACAAATTTACTAGAGCAAAGGGTTAGAAACCTAAATGGCGAAATGGAATACACTTGATTGTCTTACGAAGAATATAAGACCTCTTTTTTTTCTGGTCAGTGTCAGTTACATCTTTATGAAGCACTACACTTGCACAGGTTTCACGGCATATGTACCACCGTCCAGCAATTTCTCAGCTCATCCATTCTCGTAAACTTGCTATCCTGCATATGCCAACATCTTTGTCAGGCAAACTGTGGATACACTATATGTCGCCAAAGtagtatttatttcattaataATCCAGTCAGCACTTGCATGTGTGCTAGCTGGCTCTATTAGTGTTTGTTGTATATCATGTACACCTACCATAATATGATGCATTTCGTGGGATAATCCTAATAGACAGTTGAtaggttgagatggcggactggGAGGTTGAATGATCCTTTTAAAACTAAACGTGCCGGATAacctaaaaaaaatcaaaattaaaattattaatgtagctaagactacacccctctatataaatTCTTAAGCATCTTACAAAAATTCTAATATGAGCAACTAAGATGTTAGGCTAGGTAGAGTAGGTGGTGAGGTTGGCGACTGTGGTGGCTGCTTCCCTCTCCTCATAGGGAACAGGCCGAAAAGATGTTCGTGCCCACTGTCCAGCAAACAAAACAAACGAATCGGGGGCCAGGTCCCAAAATATTTCAGGCCTTGCTGTAGTTCCACGACGGCAGGGTTTTTCCATCCTCTGAATCTGATAATTACCTAGGCACCCAAAAAGAGATTCAAATTCTTTGTTTTAGATATAACTTGTCATACTAGTATTTGTTCGACAAGCGTCATACTAGTATTTGTTCGACAAGGTTAGTGTGACAGGGACCTGACAATAAGCAACCGCAAGGGGAAGGAAGGAGTGGTGATGAGCCAAGTTCCAACAAAAAAACACAAACATCAGGAGAACCATAACTTCCTCAGTTCATGAATTTACATGCCTAATAATAATCTGTGACTTCGTGTCCTGTAAACAAGCGTGTTTGCAGCTATAACAGAATTGGAAAAAACAGAAGGAATGATACTCAATTGCACTCTCGTAATCTatagggaggaacaatgcaaacaCGTGCGCCTCGGCACGAAAAGAAGTGAATAATCCAGCAGCATCTAGTTGAAGTTGTAAGGAACCTGCTTGTCGGGTTTCTCGGTGGGTGAAAGACTGAAAAACTCCATGACCTATAGGAATGAACTGATGATGTTCATAGGAGCACTGACAAGAATGGAcgaggtagaaggagagaggttCCTCCATACCGCTCCATAGCTTTGATTTTAGTGATGTTCCTTCCATGAATACTAGATATTTGTGAACTTGAATTAGACAGAACTTGATCCTTTATATTTTGTAATCTGATTTTTTTTCCCGCTTTACATGTTAATTGCAATTATGCAGACGTTGTGGGCCAAATAGTATATGTTGGAGGCATAACAGGTCTGGAAACTGAGGCCGGCGCCTTGTAGAATTTCGCATCATTGAAATTCGGGATTTGAGGTAGTGGAGTTTCTTTCACTCGGATAGTTTTCATTGGCACTGTCTCATTTTCTGCAATTATACCATTTACAGAGGAATGGAACAAGATGCCCCGCTGGTTCCGTCGGTGGTTCGACTCACACTGAttgtagaaattgatttatttaggaaCTGGAGGGTTCGTTTTGTACAAGTTTATGTCGCCATTAGCTCGTTCTTCTAGGTAACAGGTAACTGACACTCGCGAAAAGAACTCGGAGTACTCATGCCTAGTCCTACAGCCGTCGCTACAAAAGACGGCGCAACCACCGGCCCATCCTTCTGGCACGCCGCAGCCGCTGCCCTTGCAACCTTGGCCGCCCTCCTCCGCCGGCGCCGgtaccggcaccggcaccggcaccatcATTCCGTCCACCTTCCATGTCACGTCCCGGACCGCCTGGACAGCTTGCGACCGGCACCTCACGCACTCCCGGTTGGTCCTGCCGCTGGCCAGCTGCTTGCACCCGTGGGCGATGTCGCCGTCGGACGCCGCCTCGCCCTCGACCTGCCTGATGTACCGCTCGGCCTCCTTGTCCCCGTAGTGGTAGTGGAGGACGCCGAGCACGTAGGCCGCGACCTTGTGGCCGGCGGCGGCCGCCCGTCTGAGCCACTCGGTGCCAGTGGGCGCCGTGCACCGCTGCTGCGCGAAGACGAGCGTGAGCCCGAGGACGAAGCAGGCCTCCGGGTTGCCGGCGGCGGCCAGGTTGCGGACGAGGGCGAGGTAGCGGTCGTGGTCGAACCACCTCATGGACTCCTCCCGCTCCAGCGCCACGCTGCTCCCGACGACGCCCTCCTTGCACGCCGCGTGCATGGCCTGGCAACTGCAAGAGCAAGACACGCACGGTACATCAGGTAGACAAGCTTATAGTGCGCGTACGTACGTACGTGTTTTACGTACGTAgtcatgaatgaatgaatgaatgtatgtcATGAAAAGTGCGGGGTGGGCGGACACGTACGTGGCTCGTAGGCTGCGGATGTCCTCCATCGGGTGCGGCGACGTCGCGGCGATGTGCGCGGCGATCTCGACGACCATAGTCGTGCGGGAGCGTCAGCGGcttccgccgtgccgccatgctcCTCGTCAGCACCCGGCGCGCACGCAGGAGAACAATGATGCTCTGCCGCGCCTACTCGATGTTCGTCTTGTTATTTTTGGTACTGTATATATAATACTACAGCAAAGGGAATCCTACTAAGCTAGGCAGCTAGCTAGCTTTTATGTTTACTTATTTATCGACTACGGCGACGTCCGACTTCAAGTCAAACATGAATACGTGATCGAACACGTTTTACGTATCGCGTGTTCTGATCAGAAGCAAATAGTTTCCCCGATTCGGATTGTGTACGAATCGATTCGATCCTCTCTGCTGTGTGTGTCTGTCTACACGTCTTGGTCTTAGACTTACACACGAAGTTGTTTACATAGGTATATAACCGTGCCTTGCTGGCTAGTACTACTAGGTACGTACGTGCACGGATCAATTTGCTACGCGTCTGACGGCGGCGCCATTCCGCGAGTATATAGCAACGGAGGCACCATTGCCGCCGAACCCCCGGCGGGCTCACACCGTCACGACCGTCAACACGGTCAACCAGGCAGGAACCCTCCCTTGCAAAGTAGTAGCGGCGGCGCAGGTACGCACACGGCACACCTACTCGATCGATCGTCGCAGCTAGCCGATCCCTTGCGTACATGGTTCCATCTTGAACAATTCAAAGAACTTAATTAGTATAATACCCTACTAGTAATTCTTGAACAAGAGTTATTAAAAGTAATTATGATAAGCGCCACGACCGTGTTCTTAGCTTAATTACTACTACTAGCGTATTgattttggccccgttcgctggtgtgaaacttggctgaaactgactgaaaacactgtttcggctgaattattgcgagagaaaaataccgttccgactaaaaaaagaagccgaacaaaccgaatatagaGTAAGCCGAGCAGGGCCAATTCTCGATTCGGCCGTGGCGAgtaaggccctgtttgtttcagCTTATAAGCGGCTtatcggtggaaataagcgaGAATCCCGCCAAACGCTTTGCTTATTTCCACCGATTCTCGCTTATGTGGTAAGCCGCTTCAGAGATTTGAACTACGAGAAGCGAAAAGCGAGAAGCGAGAAAATCTTCGCTTACATTATAATCCAAGCGTGTCTGGGAGaagcggaaacaaacagggctTAAGCTAGAACTGAGCTAGAGAGCATAACAAGTTTGAGAGTGACTACAAACATTAGTACAAAAACGAGTTGTACTTCCAATTGGGAAAttcccttcagtcccggtttcccaaccgagaGCATGAatgcgggactaaagggcccctcctttagtcccggtttctcgcccgggactaaaggtccacctttagtcccggttggtaatactaaccggggctaaagaggcctcccggcttggccacgtgggccggccctttagtcccggttggtattaccaaccgggactaaaggttttctttttcctttcttttttttctattttcaattgatgattcattttggttttcgaataggttttcgaatacgcattctacgctgctaataatatgcgtcccttgttgggacacttcttcctcacctggtactccatcataatcttctcctcacacttgccgcatgcaatgagaggaggtccagcctcagtcgctttggaacccgatgagaggccgaggacccaaaaGCAGTTGTCAtttactctctatactcatttttaatataatataaatttctcattttataaacaaataaatttaaaaaaactctaaaattatctatatctctaaaccataaaGTGTACTATGCATgcaagaaatgaaagctgaatactagttttgaataactactttaaccttccttcatccaaatatgcgaactttaaagtgattttgagcttaaatggcttacaaacaaaaaaaaatcctaccataaaaaaccatatatatctagtccataaaatgagatatgctactgatgaaacacgagagtataaagttggtaacctttagaaccgaagaatcaatggaggaatcaaagaaatcttgtgattaccgacgatgaggaagaagagaggccgacgatatgaagcaagaacactgagctcgaagtggctcgggctcagaGATGAAGAAGAGATATATacgaggggacctttagtcccggatggagacagaaaccgggactaaaggtccctttctagtcccggacggagcctctagccgggagtagacttttactcccggttggagggaccaaccgggagtaaaagttaacctttagtcccggttggtagcttcaaccgggactaaagtttcCCTGCAGTAAAAGCCTGCcatagtagccgttgggcagggctACCAACCAGGATTAAAtagtttctctagtcccggacgcgaaaaataccagggactaaagccaaattttaaaGTGGATCAAAAgacatttctctactagtgaaatcACGTGAGCTGTGTTTTCTTCTTGAGCTAAAATGCACTGCCGGTCCCTCAAATTTGGCTCAAGGTATTATCTGGATATCATCactctgttcgcttggtcgtatttagctt includes:
- the LOC136457795 gene encoding uncharacterized protein, translating into MVVEIAAHIAATSPHPMEDIRSLRATCQAMHAACKEGVVGSSVALEREESMRWFDHDRYLALVRNLAAAGNPEACFVLGLTLVFAQQRCTAPTGTEWLRRAAAAGHKVAAYVLGVLHYHYGDKEAERYIRQVEGEAASDGDIAHGCKQLASGRTNRECVRCRSQAVQAVRDVTWKVDGMMVPVPVPVPAPAEEGGQGCKGSGCGVPEGWAGGCAVFCSDGCRTRHEYSEFFSRVSVTCYLEERANGDINLYKTNPPVPK